CCAGCACCAGAATCGGCACCGGCAGGAACCAGAACAGATTAGGCAGGGTGAACCAGCGTGCGGCGATCTCGGCGTGGGCCAACGGCGTCCAGACGCTGACGATGCCAATCACCGCCAGCAACACGAAGGCCAATGGTCGCGCCAGGTCATGCATCTGCTCCTGCAGCTTGCCTTCGGTCTTCATGATCAGCCAGGTGCAACCGAGCAGCGCATAAGCCACTACCAGCGCCGCGCCACAGAACATCGTGAACGGCGTCAGCCAGTCGAGTGAACCACCGGCAAACTGACGATTGACCACCGGCAGCCCATCGATGAACGCACCCAATGCCACGCCCTGGAAGAAGGTCGCGGCGATCGAACCACCGATGAATGCCTTGTCCCACAAGTGGCGCTTGGCGTCCTTGGCCTTGAAGCGAAACTCAAAGGCCACGCCACGGAAAATCAGCCCGATCAGCATGAAAATCAGCGGCAGGTACAACGCCGAGAGCACCACCGAATAGGCCAGCGGGAAGGCGCCGAACAATGCCGCGCCGCCCAATACCAACCAGGTTTCGTTGCCGTCCCAGACCGGGGCGACGGTGTTCATCATCACGTCACGGTCGGTCTTGCCCTTGATGAACGGAAAAAGAATCCCGATCCCCAGGTCGAAGCCGTCCATGACCACGTACATCATGATGCCGAAGATGATGATCACGGCCCAGATCAGCGGAAGATCAATACCCATGATTCAAATCTCCTTGGTCAGGCTGTGGTTGTGATCGCCGTCACCGTTGTCGTCGGCGGCGGACAGCGGACGGGCCGGCGTGCGCTTCTGGCCAGGACCGCCTTCGTTGGTTTCCTTGCCTTCGTCGATCTTCGGCCCTTTGCGCACCAGGCGCATCATGTAGCCAAGACCGGCACCAAACAGCGCGAAATACACCACGACGAACATGATCAAGGTGATGCTCATCTGCACGAAGCTGTGCCCGGAGGACGCATCCGCCGTGCGCATCAAGCCGTAGACCACCCACGGCTGACGGCCGATTTCAGTGGTGAACCAGCCAGCGAGAATCGCGATCAGGCCGGATGGGCCCATCCACAGTGCCAGATACAGGAACGGACGCGAGGTATACAGCGTGTCGCGCTTGCGCAGCCACAGGCTCCACAAACCGGTGAAGATCATCAGGAAACCCAGGCCGACCATGACCCGGAACGACCAGAACACGATGGTCGAATTCGGCCGGTCTTCAGGCGGGAACTCCTTGAGCGCCGGCACCTGTTTGTCCAGGGTGTGGGTCAGGATCAAGCTGCCCAGGTACGGAATCTCGACCGCGAATTTGGTCTTTTCGGCTTTCATGTCCGGCCAGCCGAACAGGATCAACGGGGTCGGCTCATCGCCGACATTTTCCCAGTGACCTTCAATCGCAGCGATTTTCGCCGGCTGGTGCTCGAGGGTATTGAGGCCGTGGAAGTCACCGATGACGGCTTGAATCGGCGCCACGATCAGTGCCATCCACATGGCCATCGAGAGCATGGTGCGGATGGCCGGGTTGTCCTTGCCGCGCAGCAAATGCCAGGCCGCCGACGAACCGACGAAGAAGGCGGTAGCGACGAACGCCGCCGTGGCCATGTGCATCAGGCGGTAAGGGAACGACGGGTTGAAAATGATCGCCAGCCAGTCCACTGGAATGACTTGGCCGTTGACGATTTCGTAGCCCTGCGGGGTCTGCATCCAGCTGTTGGAGGCGAGAATCCAGAAGGTCGAGATCAGGGTACCGATGGCGACCATGACGGTGGCGAAGAAGTGCAGCTTGCGCCCGACCCTGTTCCAGCCGAACAGCATGACGCCGAGGAAGCCGGCTTCGAGGAAGAACGCAGTGAGTACCTCGTAGGTCAGCAACGGCCCGGTCACGGAACCGGCGAAATCCGAGAAGCGGCTCCAGTTGGTGCCGAACTGATAGGCCATGACCAGGCCGGACACCACGCCCATGCCGAAGTTGACGGCAAAGATCTTCGACCAGAAATGGTACAGATCGCGGTAGGTGTCGTTGTGCGTCTTCAGCCACAGGCCTTCGAGTACCGCCAGGTAACTCGCCAGGCCAATGGTGATGGCCGGGAACAGGATGTGGAACGAAATGGTGAACGCGAACTGAATCCGGGCGAGATCAAGTGCCTCCAAACCGAACATAAGTCTTCCTCTGTCAGGTAATACTGGCTGAAGGCTTGCGGCCTACACCCACTGCCCCCACGGTTATGGAGTGTGGCGAATTTGAACTCGTTCTTTTTCTACCATCATCACAACGTAGGGAATCTGGCCATCTGGCCTCCGGATCATTTCCACGAAGGGTCTTGATCTGGATCAAGCAACGTTGAAAGAGTAGTCGCATTTTTACCGATGGACGGTGTGGTCTATTGCCGCGTGACAGGTTGCCTCACGGGTTTGGTCATGCGTTGCAATGCATTCCCTGTGGCGAGGGAGCTTGCTCCCGCTCGGCTGCGCAGCAGTCGTAAAATCGGGTAACGCGATGTGCCTGTGGTGTGGGGTAGCAGGTTCGGGGCTGCTTCGCATCCCAGCGGGAGCAAGCTCCTTCGCCACAGGGAATTTGTATGTTCTGAGAGATCGGTGTCTAGCTAACTAAATTTTCCGTGCTCGCAACTCCTGGTTACAGGTTGGTGATAATCTCGCCCTTCCCCTCACCCAGACTTGCCTTCAGATGCCCAGCCAAGCGCCCCTGCTGTTACGTCATCACCGCCCTTTTATTGCGTTCTGGCTGGCTCGGGTATTTACCGCCAGCGGTTTTCAAATGCTGACCGTGGCCATCGGCTGGAATCTGTATCAACTGACCGGCAACGTGCTCGATCTGGGTCTGGTGGGTCTGGTGGAATTTGCCCCGCGGGTGTTGTTCATGCTGCACACCGGGCATGTGGCGGATCGCTATGACCGGCGCAAGGTCGCGGCGATCTGTCAGTCCGTGCAAGCGCTGATCGCCCTGTCGCTGGCCATCGGCAGCGCGACGGACCAAGTCACCCGGGAGATGATCTTCATCCTCGCATTCCTGCTCGGCGCCGCCCGCTCCTTCGAGATGCCGACCACCCAGGCCTTGCTGCCGAGCATCGTCCCCAGTGCCTTATTCCCGCGCGCGGTTGCTGCCGCGCAATCTGCGCAGCAATCGGCCACCATCGTTGCCCCGGCGCTGGGCGGTTTGCTTTACGCCTTCGGCAGCGTCTGGGTGTATGGCCCGACGGTGATCCTCTACCTCATCGCCTGTGCGCTGATGCTTAACCTACCGGCTCGGCAGACACCGTTGAACAAGGGCAAGGCAACCCTGGATTCGCTGCTCGCAGGCATCCGCTTCATTCGCAGCCGTCCGGATATTCTCGGGGCGATTTCCCTGGATCTGTTTGCCGTCTTGCTGGGTGGCGCGACTGCGCTGCTGCCGGTGTTCGCCAAAGATATTCTGCTGACCGGCCCTTGGGGTCTGGGCCTGCTGCGTTCGGCCCCGGCGGTGGGCGCACTGCTGATGTCGCTGTTTCTGGCGCGATTTGCCGTGGAACGCAACGTCGGACGGGTGATGTTTACCGCCGTGGGTGTATTCGGCGTGGCGACCATCGCTTTCGGCCTGTCGACTTCGTTCTGGTTCTCTCTCGCTGTGTTGGTGGTTTTAGGCGCGGCAGACATGATCAGCATGGTGATCCGCGCCTCGTTCGTGCAGCTGGAAACCCCGGACGAGATGCGCGGCCGGGTCAGTGCCGTGAATGGCTTGTTCATCGGTGCTTCGAATCAGCTCGGCGAATTCGAGTCTGGCTTGACGGCCCACTGGTTCGGCACCGTACCGGCCGTGGTGATGGGCGGCATCGGCACACTGATAGTGACCGGGGCCTGGGTCAGACTGTTCCCGACCCTGGCCAACCGCGACCGCATGCATATGCCAGTGGAAGAGGTCAGGGCCTGAAGCAGTCTTCTACACCAGCAATTCCCCCGCCACCGCCGACCGCGTGGCTTTGCCGCAGAGTTGCTCCACCAGCGTCAGCGCAAACTCCAGTGCGGCGCCCGAACCCTGGGCGGTGATGCAGTTGCCATCGACCACCACCGGTTGATCGACGAAGTTGCAGCCCGACAATTGATGGCTGACGGAAGGCAGGCACGTCATGCGCCGCTGACGCAGCACGCCAAAAGTCTGCAGCGCCAGCGCCGGCGCTTCGGCAATGCCGGCGAACAAGCGCCCGGCGGCGACCTGGTCCTTGATCAATTGTTGCAGGGGTTGGTGGGCCGCCAAATGCTGCGCCCCCACGGCGCCGCCGGGCAAAACGATCAAGTCGAAGGGTTGGGCCAGCAAATCGATCAGCATCGCATCGGCGGTCAGGCGGGTGCCGCGCGCGCAGGTCAGCATGCGCCGCGACTCGATACTGGCCACCACCACTTCAACCTTGGCGCGGCGCAGAACATCGATCAGGGTCACGGTTTGCAGATCGTCGATGCCCTCGGCGAGGGTAATCAGGGCTCTAAAGGTCATGGGCGCGGTCCAGAGAATGATCTTTAAAGCGTAGTCAGCTTTCCTGCCCCTTGTTCGAGCCGGGCCGTTACTTGATGTAAAGCTGCGTCGACATCGTGTTGCCCGGCGCGTTGATGGAGGTGTTGCTGAATGTGAAGATGCCGTCCTGCTTGCCTGCCAGGTTGAAGATGTACAGATAGCCGACAGTTTTTTTCCCGGCTGAGCACTCGGTCAGGTTGCCGGTATCAAAAGCACAGACAGGGGTCCGGGTGCCATCCACTTCGAAACCGTCCAGGGCAACATGGGCTTCGCGACCGTAACCGACTTCCAGCACGTACACCTTGATGTTCGGCCCCTGGTGATCGCAACGGGTCTGCTCCTGCTTGTCCGCAATATCTTCAAAGCCACAGTTGGGCGACTCGACCTTGAGCACCTTGACCTGACTCAGTGGTGGAGCCGACGCTGCCGAGGCGGTTTGGGCACCCAGGAACAACGCGATCAACATCGTGAATACGGCAACCACGCGCGTGCTCATGTACTTCATATTCCGCCCTTCCCTGCCCTAAAAAAACAGCGCGCAGTATGGCGCAGTTCCCTTTTTGGCAAAACATCGACGACGATCGCAGCCATAAGCAGCCATGGCTCCACGCTGCTGGTATGATGCGCGGCTTTTTCCGACCCACAGAAAATTCCCAGGCGCCTACGGCGGTCTGTGCTTTGCTGTTGAGGTCGATACATTCACGGCGCCGGGCGCGCCACGGGGAGCAGACATGCTGGAAAGGCTGTTTCAACTCAAGGCACACAACACCAACGTGCGGACCGAGATTCTGGCGGGCGTCACGACCTTTTTGGCCATGGCCTACATTCTGTTCGTCAACCCGAGCATCCTCGGCGAGACCGGCATGGACAAAGGCGCGGTGTTTGTCGCCACCTGTCTGGCAGCCGCCATCGGCTCGACGACCATGGGCCTGATCGCCAACTACCCGATCGCCCTGGCACCGGGCATGGGCCTGAACGCCTTCTTCACCTACACCGTGGTCCTGCACATGGGCCACACCTGGCAAGTGGCGCTGGGTGCGGTGTTCCTCTCGGCGGTGATGTTTTTCCTGCTGTCGATCTTCCGCATCCGTGAATGGATCATCAACAGCATCCCGTTGGCGCTACGTTCGGCGATTGCCGCCGGCATCGGCCTGTTCCTGGCACTGATCGCCCTGCACAACGCCGGCATCGTCGTCAGCAACCCGGCGACCATGGTCGGCCTCGGCGACCTGAAGCAACCGGCGCCGATCCTCGCAACCCTGGGCTTTGCCCTGATCGTTGCCCTGGAGGCCCTGAAAGTGCGCGGTGCGGTGCTGATCGGCATTCTGTCGGTGACCATCGTTTCCATCCTGCTGGGCTTCAGCCCGTTCGGCGGCGTGATGTCGATGCCACCGTCGCTGGCACCGACCTTCCTGCAACTGGACATCAAAGGCGCACTGGACATCGGTCTGGTCAGCGTGATCTTCGCGTTCCTCTTTGTCGATCTGTTCGACAACTCCGGCACCCTGATCGGCGTCGCCAAGCGCGCCGGCCTGATGGGCAAGGACGGCCACATGCCGAAAATGGGTCGTGCCCTGATCGCCGACAGCACCGCGGCCATGGCCGGCTCGTTGCTGGGCACCTCGACTACCACCAGCTATATCGAATCCGCAGCCGGCGTGAGTGCCGGTGGCCGCACCGGCCTGACCGCCGTCGTGGTGGCGATTCTGTTCCTGCTGGCGCTGTTCTTCGCACCACTGGCCGCCAGCGTACCGGCCTTCGCCACCGCACCTGCCTTGCTGTTCGTCGCCGTATTGATGACCTCGGGGCTGGCGGAAATAGACTGGGACGACATCACCGTTGCCGCGCCAGTGGTAGTCACCGCGCTGGCTATGCCATTCACTTACTCCATCGCCAACGGCATCGCGTTCGGATTCATTTCCTGGACCGCCATCAAGTTGCTGTCCGGCCGTGGCCGTGAGCTGAACTCGGCGTTGGTGGTTTTGTCGATTCTGTTCGTGATCAAGTTAGGTTGGTTCAACGCATGACTTTTGATTCCCAGGCCTACGCCGTTCAGCTCGAAGAAAAGGTCACGCGCCTGCGTGATCTGCTGGCCCCGTTCGGTGCGCCCGAGCCTGCGGTGTTCGATTCGCCGCTGAAAAACTTCCGCCTGCGTGCCGAATTCCGCCTGTGGCGTGAAGCCGGCGAGCGCCACTACGCAATGTTTTCCCAGGAAGACAAACGCACGCCGATCCTGATCGAAGAGTTCCCGATCGCAAGCCTGCGCATCAACCAGTTGATGCCGCAGCTCAAGGCGGCGTGGCAAGCGAGTGCAGCCCTGAGCCACAAACTGTTCCAAGTGGAGTTCCTGACCACGCTGGCCGGCGATGCGATGATCACCCTGTGCTACCACCGCCCGCTGGACGAGCACTGGCACGCGGCGGCGTCGAAGCTGGCAGCCGACCTGAACGTCAGCATCATCGGTCGCTCCAAGGGCAAACGCGAAGTGATCGGTCACGATTACGTGGTCGAGCAACTTGAAGTCGGCGGCCGCACCTTCAGCTATCGCCAGCCGGAAGGCGCGTTCACCCAACCCAACGGCACGGTGAACCAGAAGATGCTCAACTGGGCGTATGACGCCCTTGGCGATCGTTCCGACGACTTGCTGGAGCTGTATTGCGGCAACGGCAACTTCACTTTGCCGCTCGCTACGCGCGTGCGCAAAGTGCTGGCCACCGAAATCAGCAAGACCTCGGTCAACGCAGCGCTCAGCAACCTGAGCGAAAACGCGGTGGATAACGTCACGCTGGTGCGTTTGTCTGCCGAAGAATTGACCGAAGCCCTGAACGAAGTTCGCCCGTTCCGTCGCCTGCACGGCATCGACCTCAAGAGCTACGAGTTCGGTAGCGTGTTCGTCGATCCGCCCCGCGCCGGCATGGACCCGGATACTTGCGAACTGACCCGGCGCTTCGACAACATCCTCTACATTTCCTGCAACCCGGAAACCCTCGCGGCCAACATCGCCCAACTGAACGACACTCACCGCATTACTCAATGCGCGATGTTCGACCAGTTCCCGTGGACCCATCACATGGAATCCGGAGTGTTGTTGACCCGTCGTTGATTGCTTCCCCCTACAAATCAGCCGTCCCTGGGACGGCTTTTTTGTGGGCGATCAAAGAGCCGTATCGACCTTGCGTGGGCGACCGCCCTTCTTGCCGTTGGCCCGAGCTGCCTCGGCTTTGGCGGTGCTGCTCTGACGGCCATTGCGCGAGGCGACCACCGAGGCCGCCATATCCATCAGCGGCTTGCTCGCCGAAATCAAACCGGCGATGGACACCTGCAGGTCCTTGCCTTCATGGCAAAGCGCGGCTCCGGCGAAACCGATTTTCAAACCGGCGAAATCCTCGGTCTCAAAACCATCGAACTCTGGATAGTTTTTCACTGGCAACAACACACCGCTGCCATCCTCGAAACCGACGGCGAGACATGGATCGAGAAAGATCACCGTCGTTGCATTCAATCCACTGCGACGGCGTAACTCGCCACTCTCGATCGCTTCGTCCAAAACGCCTTCGGTCACAGGGTGATCTACCTGCATTTTTGCACTTATCGTTTTCATAATTCGATCTCCACGCCCTCCGGTGCTCCCATCAGCGTCAATAAGGTCTTGTTTCCTTCAGGCTCATAGCGAGCCGAACCAATCATGTAAGTCGTGCTGGCAACCCTCTTCATCACGACCACTTCATTGCCCTGCCAATCCCATAACTGATTGTCGAGGCAGGCCGTCTGCAATTTGCTCCACCAGATGCCACGGGCTCGCCGCAAATGGGCAGGTTGCCTGAGCGCCTGGCGTAACCCCTCCAGCATGGCCAGAGGAGGTCTATGCGAATGAGGAATGACATCCCAGAGATCTACGCCGTTGTGCCAGAAGCTGAACCGAAAGCGTGCGCTCCATGTGCCTCCATCGACGTGAACGTGTGGTGGGCAATGCTCGTCACGCAACATGACTACCAGTGACAATCCCTTGTAGCGGCATACATTCATGCTAACCCATCCGTTAGGTTATAGAATCCGAAGATTCGCCATTCCTTGAAAAACCCGATAACTGGCGCTAACCGTTCGATCAGCTGACCACGTTTGAGCCTAGCGTTTCAGGTCGACCGTCCCCTGCCAATCAGGGCAAAAAAGAGTAAGCAATCCTTTCACTGCCAATATCTGGCCGGTGATGAACTCAACGGCGCTGGTGGTTGAAACGAATCCTGTATTTGTACGCCTGCATTTGATAAATACCACCTCAGGCATCCCATTTGATTCTTGGTGTAATCAATCATGCAGCGACATTTCGACGATCTTCAGCTCGGCAGCATCGAACTGTTTTGCCTGGCCGCCGAAGCGGGCAGCTTTACCGCCGCGGCCCTGGTGGCGGGTGTGACCCCGGCTGCGGTCAGCCGCTCGGTGTCGCGGATGGAAGAACGTCTGGGTGTGCGGCTGTTCGCGCGTACCACCCGCAGCGTCAAGCTGACCGATAGTGGCCGGCGCTATTTTGAGGAGTGTCGCCTGGCCCTTGCGCAACTGGTCGAGGCTCAGCGCGAAGTCATGGGTCAACAGCAGGAACCCTCCGGCACCTTGCGTATCAGCATTCCCACCACCTATGCCCACCACCGCATCCTGCCGCTGCTGCCGGCGTTCCGGGCGCGTTTTCCCGCCGTGAAAGTCGAGGTGCACATCAGCAATCGCAACATCGATTTCGTCGGCGAAGGCTATGACATGGCCATCCGTGTGCGGGCGATTCCCGACTCCGGACTGATTGCCCGGCCACTGGAAGACGCCGCGCTGGTGATGATCGCCAGCCCTGACTATCTGAAGCGTGCCGGCATGCCACAAACCCTGGACGACCTGGCGCACCACGAATGCATCCAGTTCGAGCTACCCAGCAGCGGGCGGCGGATTGCCTGGCTGTTCAACGATAACGGCGTGCCGCTGGAGATTTTGGCCGAAGGTAATTACTGCTGTTCCGATGATGTATTGGGCGGCGTGACGCTGGCGAAACACGGCGCCGGGCTGTTTCAAACCTATCGCTTCATCGTCGAAAACGAACTGGCGGATGGCTCGCTGGTGGAAGTGCTCAAGCCCTATGGCGGGCGCTCCCGCCCCTTCACTTTGCTGTATCCGCAAAGCCGCCATGTGCCGTTGCGGCTCAGGGCGTTTATCGATTTTCTGGTTGAGCGTCTTCCGCGCTGAATGTTCGATCACCGCACAGATAATCCAGGGCCGGCGCCTCTTCAATTGACCTTATTAACCAGTTAGTACAATTTATCTCCACAGGCTGAGACCCTCGGCCAATGCCAACAATAATAAGTGGAGAGACCCGATGTCCCCTATCGTTCTGGTGCTCAACGGCCCGAACCTGAACCTGCTCGGCACCCGTGAACCGGCGACTTATGGCCACGAAACCCTGGCGGATATTTCAGCGCTGTGCGGTCGCGCCGCCGAAGAGTTCGGCCTGAAGGTGGAGTTTCGCCAGACCAACCATGAAGGCGAACTGCTCGACTGGATTCATGCCGCCCGTGGCCGCTGCGCCGGGATCGTCATCAATCCGGCTGCCTGGACCCACACCTCGGTCGCCATTCGCGATGCGCTGGTCGCCAGCGAACTGCCCGTGATCGAAGTGCACCTGTCCAACGTCCATGCCCGCGAACCCTTCCGGCATCACTCCTTTGTCTCGTCCATCGCCACGGCGGTGATGTGCGGTTTCGGCAGCCACGGCTATCGTTTGGCGCTGGAGCATTTCAGCCAACGTTTGAAAGGTTAAGCGTGATGACACAGAACACCGTGGTATTGGCCGGGCTGATCGGCGCCGGCATTCAGGCTTCCCGCACTCCGGCGCTGCACGAGCACGAAGGCGATGCGCAGGGTCTGCGCTACCTGTATCGACTGATCGATCTGGATCAGCTGAAACTCGACAGCGGCGCCCTGCCCGACCTGCTGATGGCCGCCGAGCGGATGAATTTCACCGGGCTGAACATCACCTTCCCGTGCAAGCAGACAATCATCCCGTTGCTCGACGAATTGTCGCCGGAAGCCCGCGGCATTGGCGCGGTGAACACGGTGGTGTTGAAGGACGGGAAACGCATCGGCCACAACACCGATTGCCTGGGCTTCGCCGAAGGGTTTCGTCGCGGCCTGCAGGACGTTGCCCGTGAACGAGTGGTGCAAATGGGCGCCGGTGGCGCAGGCGCAGCGGTGGCCCACGCGTTATTGAGCGAAGGCGTACAACTGCTGAGCATTTTCGATGTGGATCACAGCCGGGCTCAGTCTTTGGCGGACAACCTCAATCAGCATTTCGGTTTTGGCCGCGCCGTGGCCGGTCATGACTTGCCGGGGACGCTGGGTCAGGCTGATGGACTGGCGAATACCACGCCCATGGGCATGAAAAAGCTGCCTGGCATGCCGGTGCCGGTAGAACTACTTCGGCCGCAGTTGTGGGTGGCGGAGATCGTTTACTTCCCGCTGGAAACCGAACTGCTACGCAATGCTCGCGCGCTGGGTTGCCGAACCCTGGACGGCGGCAACATGGCGGTGTTTCAGGCGGTGAAGGCGTTTGAATTATTCAGCGGCGTGGTGCCGGATGCCCAGCGGATGCTGGAGCATTTTCAGAGCATGAATGGTTGAAAAGCTTCGCAGGCAAGCATCGTCCGTAGGAGCGAGGCTTGCCTGCGAAGGCGTCAGGCCTGCAGATACCGCAACACCGACTCGCAGATCATCTCCCGATGACGCTGCTTGATACTTTCGTCCGGCAAGTCGATCTGAAAGATCTCACCAAAGGTATGACGGTTCGACACGCGATAGAAGCAAAACGAACTGATCAGCAGGTGCACATCCAGCGGATCGAGGCCGGCGCGGAATACACCCTCTGCGGCCCCGCGACGCAAAATCTCGCCCAGTGAATCGAGGATGGTGTTGTTCATCGCCTTGATCGCATCGGAGCGCTTCACATACTCAGCGTTGTGAATGTTCTCGATGCAGACGATACGCACGAAATCAACGTTGCGATCATGGTGGTCGAAGGTGAATTCCACCAACCGCCGAATCGCCTCCACCGGCGCCAGCTCGGCCAGGTGCAAGCGACTTTCGGTGCTGCGGATATCTCCGTAGAGTTTTTCCAGCACCTCGACGTAGAGCTGTTCCTTACTGCCGAAGTAGTAATAGATCATGCGTTTGGAGGTGTGGATGCGCTCGGCGATCGCATCGACGCGCGCACCGGAAAGCCCCTGCTGGACGAACTCGACAATGGCCTCTTGAAGGATGTTCTCGCGGGTTTTTTCCGGGTTGTTCTTGCGACTCTTGCGAGGCTCGGCAATTGGCTTTTCGGGCGCTACGGAGAGTTTTGAAATTATTGTCATTGCGGGCTCACGGCCATCACTGCACAAGTAGGCGATTATGGGCCGCTGCGCACAGTGAAGGAAGCCACGCGGCAGCGGTTTTGTACCCGTGTTTACGATTTTCCTACAACTTTGTCTGACGTACGCCACCACTTCGGGATTTGGCCATGGCCGCCAGTCGCACGGCTACGTTGGCCGCGCCGTACCCCGCATAGCCGTTTTTGCGCTGGATGATTTCAAAGAAAAACCGCCCTTCGAACGGCTCGGTGTACACGTGAAACAGCTCGCCACCCTGGGCATCACGGTCGTAGAGCACGTTGAAATACGCTAGCTCGCTGAGGAATTCGTCGTCGAAATCGAAGCGTGCGGCGAGGTCATCGTAGTAGTTGAGCGGGATATCCAGCAGCGGCACGCCCGCCTCCTTGGCACGGCTGACTTCGGCAAAGATGTCATCACAATCGAAAGCGATGTGATGCACGCCGGAACCGCGATAACTCGACAGTGCGTGTGAGATCGCGGTGTTGCGATTCTCGGAAATGTTCAGCGGCAGGCGGATCGA
The Pseudomonas sp. GR 6-02 genome window above contains:
- a CDS encoding shikimate dehydrogenase; protein product: MTQNTVVLAGLIGAGIQASRTPALHEHEGDAQGLRYLYRLIDLDQLKLDSGALPDLLMAAERMNFTGLNITFPCKQTIIPLLDELSPEARGIGAVNTVVLKDGKRIGHNTDCLGFAEGFRRGLQDVARERVVQMGAGGAGAAVAHALLSEGVQLLSIFDVDHSRAQSLADNLNQHFGFGRAVAGHDLPGTLGQADGLANTTPMGMKKLPGMPVPVELLRPQLWVAEIVYFPLETELLRNARALGCRTLDGGNMAVFQAVKAFELFSGVVPDAQRMLEHFQSMNG
- a CDS encoding TetR/AcrR family transcriptional regulator, with translation MTIISKLSVAPEKPIAEPRKSRKNNPEKTRENILQEAIVEFVQQGLSGARVDAIAERIHTSKRMIYYYFGSKEQLYVEVLEKLYGDIRSTESRLHLAELAPVEAIRRLVEFTFDHHDRNVDFVRIVCIENIHNAEYVKRSDAIKAMNNTILDSLGEILRRGAAEGVFRAGLDPLDVHLLISSFCFYRVSNRHTFGEIFQIDLPDESIKQRHREMICESVLRYLQA